From the Lathyrus oleraceus cultivar Zhongwan6 chromosome 4, CAAS_Psat_ZW6_1.0, whole genome shotgun sequence genome, one window contains:
- the LOC127136893 gene encoding uncharacterized protein LOC127136893 yields the protein MESSKRNVYSFKFKDPDLRSLRDLVSQIQPVYRINFGKNYGNLLSILNQRVDYIALITLAQFYNPPLRRFTFQDFQLAPTLEEFERLVRIPMKNKPLFEGIDESLSLEIIASTLHMDEKEVEANLETKGNTKGFSLSFLLERAHTLLRVESWDACYSAIALAIYGIVLFPNMDGFIDTTAICVFLTGNPVPTLLAGVYYYMSHRYTKKKGMIACCAPLLYQWFLEHLPKIGAWVE from the coding sequence atggaatcaagcaaaagaaaTGTTTACTCTTTCAAGTTCAAAGATCCCGATCTAAGGAGCTTACGTGACTTGGTCTCTCAGATACAACCGGTATATAGAATCAACTTTGGGAAGAATTATGGTAATCTGCTCAGCATCCTCAACCAACGAGTAGACTATATAGCTTTAATCACTTTGGCCCAATTCTATAACCCACCTTTAAGACgcttcacattccaagacttccaGCTAGCACCAACGTTGGAAGAATTCGAGCGTCTTGTTAGGATTCCTATGAAGAACAAGCCACTATTTGAAGGGATAGATGAATCTTTGTCCCTTGAGATCATTGCTAGCACGCTTCACATGGATGAAAAGGAAGTAGAGGCTAACCTAGAGACCAaagggaataccaaaggattttcGCTAAGTTTTCTCTTAGAAAGAGCTCATACCCTACTAAGAGTAGAAAGCTGGGATGCTTGTTACTCTGCTATTGCGTTGGCCATCTATGGCATCGTCCTATTCCCAAATATGGATGGTTTTATAGACACGACGGCTATTTGTGTTTTCCTTACTGGAAACCCAGTACCCACTTTGTTAGCTGGTGTTTACTATTACATGAGCCATAGGTACACTAAGAAGAAAGGAAtgattgcttgttgtgctcctttattATATCAGTGGTTCCTAGAACATCTTCCAAAGATAGGTGCTTGGGTTGAATAG